In Candidatus Hydrogenedentota bacterium, a single genomic region encodes these proteins:
- a CDS encoding alkaline ceramidase, translating into MRGITGALVLLALAAACSLPVMANALHAGAASAIVSPPPGAFIAGDARNRRFAGVHDDLFARAAVISDGARDLALVVIDCIGMLHPDIEQIRVRAAAHAGRAGLTPERIVVSSTHTHCGPDVVGIWGPDEVTSGRDALYMERLIDAAADQIVLAAQRLRPVTARWAAAEGDHEWVENICEPELLDRTLSIMQFVGEDGATVATLTNFACHPTVMDGVTDQVSSDYVVGFYRAMSEALGGEHLFLQGAIGGWVQPVKEGRGFALADQYGASVAASALDALKSAESADAATIEFASRKLELPLENEGFKALESIGVLTRGSTETIRTEVAWFRIGPVQFATHPGETSPMYSLQTRELMGEGPHFILGLTLDALGYILKPDYFTDAGRKYAEYLTSMSVGPETGPRMMDALKAIIPPAPKP; encoded by the coding sequence ATGCGCGGAATTACTGGAGCCCTGGTCCTGCTTGCCCTCGCCGCGGCCTGTTCGTTGCCCGTGATGGCGAATGCGCTGCACGCCGGGGCCGCTTCGGCGATCGTCTCGCCGCCCCCGGGCGCCTTCATCGCCGGGGACGCCCGAAACCGGCGCTTCGCCGGCGTGCATGATGATCTCTTCGCGCGGGCGGCCGTGATCAGCGATGGCGCGCGGGACCTGGCCCTGGTCGTGATCGACTGCATCGGCATGCTGCATCCCGACATTGAGCAGATCCGCGTGCGCGCCGCCGCGCACGCGGGACGGGCCGGCCTCACCCCGGAGCGCATTGTGGTTTCCTCGACGCACACCCACTGCGGCCCGGACGTGGTGGGCATCTGGGGGCCCGACGAAGTGACCAGCGGACGCGATGCGCTGTACATGGAGCGGCTGATCGACGCGGCGGCGGATCAGATCGTGCTCGCCGCCCAGCGCCTGCGGCCGGTTACCGCGCGGTGGGCCGCCGCCGAAGGCGATCACGAATGGGTGGAAAACATCTGCGAGCCGGAATTGCTTGATCGCACCCTCAGTATCATGCAGTTTGTCGGCGAAGACGGCGCCACCGTCGCGACCCTGACCAACTTCGCCTGCCACCCGACCGTCATGGATGGCGTCACCGATCAGGTCTCGTCCGATTATGTCGTCGGTTTCTACCGCGCCATGTCCGAGGCGCTCGGCGGAGAGCACCTGTTCCTCCAGGGCGCGATCGGCGGCTGGGTGCAGCCCGTGAAGGAGGGCCGCGGTTTCGCGCTCGCGGACCAGTACGGCGCCTCGGTCGCGGCGTCGGCCCTCGATGCTCTGAAATCCGCGGAGTCCGCCGATGCCGCGACAATCGAGTTCGCCAGCCGCAAACTCGAACTGCCACTGGAAAATGAAGGCTTCAAAGCGCTTGAATCCATCGGCGTGCTCACTCGGGGCAGCACGGAAACCATCCGGACGGAAGTCGCCTGGTTCCGGATCGGCCCGGTGCAGTTCGCCACGCATCCGGGGGAGACGTCGCCGATGTATTCGCTCCAGACCCGCGAGTTGATGGGGGAGGGGCCGCATTTCATTCTCGGCCTGACGCTCGACGCCCTCGGCTATATCCTGAAACCCGACTACTTCACCGATGCCGGCCGAAAGTACGCGGAATACCTCACCAGCATGTCCGTGGGGCCCGAAACCGGGCCGC